One Nitrospiria bacterium DNA segment encodes these proteins:
- a CDS encoding c-type cytochrome, translating into MDHPKSWFEILKWKVIASVIIGVGLFFGSGLLGFAFVFQAMFAFYALLGLMVFVLLDKPPMKEFSGVKATIGIAVFFIVCTAVFTVAANLLPQYDPEWEKGKIAKILKKYEGSQAVSLHDLYAKSQELTEKADTLLVRLEQLEGGGDLKLNLEDIMKKKRKPGEKLSPEETIAYGAEVYDLYECYNCHKIGGKGGTKKRGPKMDNIGNIVPAEEIKRKVFEPNFAYSEGFEKEHKKETMPDNYSELMDESELDALVAYLLTLKNPKVDTPKLIHHDHNKH; encoded by the coding sequence ATGGACCATCCAAAAAGTTGGTTTGAAATCCTAAAGTGGAAAGTGATTGCCTCCGTGATCATTGGCGTTGGCCTTTTTTTTGGTTCCGGTTTATTAGGGTTTGCTTTCGTCTTTCAGGCCATGTTTGCTTTCTATGCGCTTTTGGGATTAATGGTTTTTGTCCTGTTGGATAAGCCCCCCATGAAGGAATTTTCGGGGGTAAAAGCGACCATTGGAATAGCCGTATTTTTCATCGTTTGTACTGCGGTGTTTACCGTCGCCGCAAACCTTCTTCCACAATATGATCCTGAGTGGGAAAAAGGAAAAATTGCAAAAATCCTTAAAAAATACGAAGGTTCTCAAGCGGTGTCTCTTCATGATCTTTATGCAAAATCGCAGGAATTAACGGAAAAAGCAGATACCCTACTCGTCAGGTTAGAACAGTTGGAGGGGGGTGGGGATCTTAAACTCAATTTAGAAGATATTATGAAAAAAAAACGGAAACCCGGGGAAAAACTGAGTCCCGAAGAAACCATCGCTTACGGCGCGGAGGTGTATGACCTTTATGAGTGTTATAACTGCCACAAGATCGGGGGAAAAGGGGGAACTAAAAAGCGGGGACCCAAAATGGATAATATTGGAAATATCGTTCCTGCAGAGGAAATTAAAAGGAAAGTTTTTGAGCCTAATTTCGCTTATTCCGAGGGGTTTGAGAAGGAACATAAAAAGGAGACCATGCCCGATAATTATTCCGAGCTAATGGATGAATCCGAGTTAGATGCGCTCGTTGCCTACCTTCTCACTTTGAAAAACCCCAAAGTGGATACGCCTAAGTTGATTCACCACGATCATAACAAACATTAA
- a CDS encoding ubiquinol-cytochrome c reductase iron-sulfur subunit, with the protein MSIKIKFKVRCGDEEVGEISRVIADPITKNISHIVVRGRSQEWVVPFNLVAVEGEHAVLSCSSSEFSNFPKLKRENFVQLSEVEIAGLERRMEEVSPGETLVPLPELEKDLSRRSFFMKFTHAIGVVIALPLVYPIIRYLIHPLYQPFNNSWFTVARAQQFPETDVPKLVHFEREIKEGYLVRKFKKSHWVVRTSDNLKEKVINLREKLYGSKALEFHGTDGKVIWENDADSEFTVFSGKCPHLGCAYRWKENHKRFGRVFWCPCHLSIYGPDGEVLDGPAPRPLDIMPTKVSPGGTVEVIDAEYKAGRTHVIRIL; encoded by the coding sequence ATGTCCATTAAAATTAAATTCAAAGTCAGATGTGGTGATGAAGAGGTCGGTGAAATTTCAAGGGTTATCGCCGATCCTATTACCAAAAATATCAGCCACATTGTGGTTCGGGGAAGAAGCCAGGAATGGGTGGTCCCTTTTAATTTGGTTGCGGTGGAGGGAGAACATGCGGTTTTAAGTTGTTCTTCATCGGAGTTTTCAAATTTTCCCAAGCTGAAACGGGAGAATTTTGTCCAACTCAGTGAAGTTGAAATTGCGGGATTGGAGCGCCGGATGGAGGAGGTTTCCCCCGGTGAGACACTGGTTCCCCTTCCAGAACTGGAAAAAGATTTGTCCCGACGTTCTTTTTTTATGAAGTTTACCCATGCCATTGGGGTTGTGATTGCCCTTCCCCTGGTTTACCCCATTATTCGGTATCTGATTCACCCACTCTATCAACCATTTAATAACTCCTGGTTTACCGTTGCAAGGGCACAACAATTTCCAGAAACGGATGTTCCAAAACTTGTCCATTTCGAGCGTGAAATTAAAGAGGGCTACCTGGTCCGGAAATTTAAAAAGTCTCATTGGGTGGTTAGGACATCGGATAATCTCAAAGAAAAGGTGATCAACCTAAGAGAGAAACTCTACGGAAGCAAAGCCCTGGAGTTTCATGGTACCGATGGAAAGGTGATTTGGGAGAATGATGCAGATTCTGAATTCACCGTTTTCTCTGGAAAATGTCCACATTTAGGTTGTGCTTACCGCTGGAAAGAAAATCATAAACGCTTTGGAAGGGTGTTTTGGTGCCCCTGCCACCTCAGCATTTATGGCCCAGACGGGGAAGTGCTGGATGGACCTGCCCCCCGTCCCCTCGATATAATGCCCACCAAAGTGAGTCCCGGGGGAACCGTAGAGGTGATTGACGCCGAATATAAGGCGGGACGGACTCACGTTATCCGGATTTTATAG
- a CDS encoding cytochrome bc complex cytochrome b subunit → MFEKIYNWVDERIDLKQLQAKMLNEPIPGGARYAYTFGSCLLFIFSLQVLTGIMLMFYYTPSADHAYDSTQYIINELPYGWFIISFHFWGSSAMVIMAVIHMSQVFLWGAYKKPREMVWLVGLVLLSLVLGFGFTGYLLPWDQRAYWATTVGVEIFDKIPILGDFMGRFLKGGAIPGAQTLNRFYVIHVMILPLSLMGLAGLHVFLFRRAGPAGPFKGSKEELEKKSEYFFPTQVYKDIVAMGVVFVLIVLMTFIEPVHLMEEASPEASDFNPEPEWYFLFLFQLLRIPIFSGEFGSFMGAVGIPGLFALVLVLLPFLNVSPERHLKKRPFAIMGWSLTMISIAVLTWLAILSRENH, encoded by the coding sequence ATGTTTGAAAAGATTTATAACTGGGTTGACGAGCGGATTGATTTAAAACAGCTCCAAGCCAAGATGCTCAACGAGCCCATCCCTGGTGGGGCCCGGTATGCCTATACCTTCGGATCCTGCCTTCTGTTTATTTTTTCCCTTCAAGTCCTCACGGGCATCATGCTCATGTTTTATTACACCCCCTCTGCCGATCATGCCTATGATAGCACCCAATACATTATTAACGAACTTCCCTATGGCTGGTTTATCATCAGCTTTCATTTTTGGGGATCATCGGCCATGGTGATCATGGCGGTCATTCATATGTCTCAGGTTTTTTTGTGGGGGGCCTACAAAAAACCACGGGAGATGGTTTGGTTGGTGGGTTTGGTTCTTCTAAGTTTGGTCTTGGGCTTCGGTTTTACGGGTTACCTGCTTCCGTGGGATCAGCGGGCTTATTGGGCAACCACGGTTGGCGTGGAAATTTTTGACAAAATTCCTATTTTGGGCGATTTCATGGGAAGGTTTTTAAAAGGGGGGGCTATTCCAGGAGCCCAAACCTTGAACCGTTTTTATGTGATTCATGTCATGATTCTTCCCCTTTCTCTTATGGGATTGGCTGGATTGCACGTGTTTTTATTCCGAAGGGCTGGTCCCGCAGGTCCTTTTAAGGGTTCCAAGGAGGAACTTGAAAAAAAATCCGAGTATTTCTTTCCCACTCAGGTTTATAAAGATATTGTGGCCATGGGAGTGGTGTTTGTCCTGATTGTTTTAATGACCTTTATCGAGCCTGTTCATTTAATGGAAGAAGCTTCTCCAGAGGCCTCGGATTTTAACCCCGAGCCCGAATGGTATTTTCTGTTCCTGTTTCAACTTTTGCGCATTCCCATTTTTTCGGGAGAATTCGGGAGTTTTATGGGAGCGGTTGGAATTCCCGGCCTTTTTGCCTTGGTTTTGGTTCTTCTTCCGTTTCTTAACGTAAGCCCTGAACGTCATCTCAAGAAACGCCCTTTCGCCATTATGGGATGGAGCCTAACCATGATTTCAATTGCTGTTCTCACATGGCTGGCTATTCTCAGTCGAGAGAACCATTAA
- a CDS encoding cytochrome ubiquinol oxidase subunit I — MKRFKNIFTVFNPLHMAGFAFLLGLMVLAEPSLAQEEAATGPAYNDIPFIGSRNLIWIIAQIHLLFAGFVLGVPIFALICEFIGFRTGDMRFDKLAKEFTKLLTASYATTALFGGILLFLLIGLYPKFFTYLSDIFFPSYVVYGILFLLETPVLYLYWYGWDAMMNRKWLHLFLGLMLNVFGFYIMITANAWATFQASPVVLPEAMNAMEKAWAAVHNPTWWPVNIHRFIANIVLGGFICGAYAGIRYLGAKTQEEREHYDWMGYIGNFIGIFGLLPLPFAGYWLMREVYEYNQQMGITLMGGFLSWLFILQAILIGVLFIGANYYFWTGLVYRIEGGGIKYRKYMLMMLSILIVCLAVWMTPHSLVASLEEARKLGGTHHPILGVFGVMSAKLTVVNIMILVTFISFLMYWRAGKEPIVKWFKVADWLQYLLFGGAVIGVIVLGVWGYFVPAIVRINQFSVAQVLIVLFVLISVTPLTGALLKSAKMTTKMTWGRMPARAQYCLVLNAVIVILTMTLMGYARSASRVHWHIYGVMRDMTPYAYSPALGHAGAFMALCTFIFCLLVAFIFWVASLATQKGGEKKPYTGLQEGAMAEAKDSV, encoded by the coding sequence ATGAAACGGTTTAAAAACATTTTCACTGTTTTTAACCCCTTGCATATGGCAGGTTTTGCTTTTTTATTAGGGCTTATGGTTTTAGCGGAACCGAGCCTTGCCCAAGAAGAAGCCGCAACAGGTCCTGCCTATAATGATATTCCCTTTATCGGAAGCCGCAACCTCATTTGGATTATTGCTCAAATCCATCTCCTGTTTGCGGGTTTTGTTTTGGGTGTGCCGATCTTTGCCCTTATTTGCGAGTTCATCGGATTTCGAACAGGGGATATGCGGTTTGACAAACTGGCGAAGGAATTCACCAAACTACTTACCGCGTCTTATGCAACAACGGCTCTTTTTGGAGGAATCCTCCTCTTCTTATTGATTGGGCTTTATCCCAAGTTCTTTACATACTTATCGGATATTTTCTTCCCTTCCTATGTGGTCTACGGCATTCTTTTTCTTTTAGAAACACCGGTTCTTTATCTTTATTGGTATGGCTGGGATGCCATGATGAACCGAAAATGGCTCCATCTTTTCCTGGGGTTGATGCTCAATGTCTTCGGTTTTTATATCATGATTACCGCAAACGCCTGGGCCACCTTCCAGGCGAGTCCTGTGGTCCTTCCCGAAGCCATGAATGCCATGGAAAAAGCCTGGGCGGCTGTTCATAACCCCACCTGGTGGCCTGTCAATATTCACCGTTTTATTGCAAATATCGTTTTGGGTGGATTTATTTGCGGTGCCTATGCTGGGATCCGATATCTGGGGGCCAAGACTCAGGAGGAGAGAGAACACTACGACTGGATGGGTTATATTGGGAACTTCATCGGGATTTTTGGGCTTCTCCCCCTTCCCTTTGCAGGATACTGGCTGATGCGGGAGGTTTATGAATACAACCAGCAAATGGGGATTACCCTCATGGGCGGATTTCTTTCTTGGTTGTTTATTCTTCAAGCCATCTTAATTGGGGTCCTCTTTATTGGGGCCAACTATTATTTTTGGACCGGATTGGTGTATCGAATTGAAGGTGGTGGAATAAAATATCGGAAATATATGTTGATGATGCTTTCCATTCTCATCGTCTGTCTGGCGGTGTGGATGACCCCCCACAGCCTTGTGGCCAGCCTTGAGGAAGCGAGAAAGTTGGGTGGAACCCACCATCCGATTTTGGGGGTTTTCGGGGTGATGTCCGCAAAACTCACCGTTGTGAATATTATGATTCTGGTTACCTTTATCAGCTTTCTGATGTATTGGCGGGCGGGTAAGGAACCCATCGTAAAATGGTTCAAAGTGGCCGATTGGTTGCAGTACCTGTTGTTCGGTGGTGCAGTGATTGGGGTGATTGTTCTTGGGGTTTGGGGGTATTTTGTCCCGGCCATTGTCCGAATTAACCAGTTTTCGGTTGCGCAAGTTCTTATTGTTTTATTTGTCCTCATTTCCGTTACCCCATTGACGGGGGCTCTTTTAAAAAGCGCGAAGATGACCACTAAAATGACCTGGGGACGGATGCCAGCCCGAGCTCAGTACTGCCTGGTTTTAAACGCGGTCATTGTCATTTTAACCATGACCTTAATGGGTTATGCCCGATCAGCCTCTCGGGTTCACTGGCATATTTACGGGGTGATGCGAGATATGACCCCCTATGCCTATTCACCGGCTTTGGGTCATGCGGGCGCTTTTATGGCGCTTTGTACCTTTATATTTTGTTTGCTGGTGGCATTTATCTTTTGGGTTGCTTCCCTGGCTACCCAAAAAGGGGGGGAGAAAAAGCCTTACACAGGTCTCCAGGAAGGTGCAATGGCGGAGGCAAAAGATTCTGTCTGA